The following are encoded in a window of Terriglobia bacterium genomic DNA:
- a CDS encoding type II toxin-antitoxin system HicB family antitoxin: MDRFLIVIEKANGNFSAYSPDLPGCVATGKTREQVTRHMHKAIEMHVRGLREDKLRVPKPHSFAEYVAIP, from the coding sequence ATGGACCGGTTTCTGATCGTCATCGAAAAGGCAAACGGAAATTTCTCGGCTTATTCACCGGATTTGCCGGGGTGCGTAGCCACAGGCAAAACCCGTGAGCAGGTCACTCGCCATATGCATAAAGCCATTGAAATGCATGTGCGCGGCCTGCGCGAAGATAAGCTGCGCGTCCCCAAGCCTCATTCCTTTGCGGAATACGTTGCGATCCCTTAG
- a CDS encoding ORF6N domain-containing protein, with translation MIPVDRIERSIYLIRGQKVMLDRDLAKLYGVPTKRLNEQVRRNQRRFPGDFLFQLTAREIESLRSQIATSKQARGGRRYAPLAFTEQGVAMLSSVLNSERAVDVNIEIMRAFVCLRQMMTSHAALARKLEALENNYNAQFKVVFDAIRQLMAPPRRRRRRIGFQPPRC, from the coding sequence ATGATTCCAGTAGACCGCATCGAACGATCGATTTACCTGATCCGTGGTCAGAAAGTGATGCTGGACAGAGATCTGGCGAAACTCTACGGGGTTCCCACGAAACGGTTAAATGAACAGGTGCGACGAAACCAGCGCCGGTTTCCGGGGGATTTCCTGTTTCAACTGACGGCCCGAGAGATTGAATCTTTGAGGTCGCAAATTGCGACCTCAAAGCAGGCTCGAGGAGGTCGTCGTTACGCTCCTCTGGCCTTTACAGAGCAGGGGGTCGCCATGTTGTCCAGCGTGTTGAACAGCGAACGGGCCGTCGACGTGAATATTGAAATCATGCGCGCCTTTGTTTGCCTGCGGCAGATGATGACCTCTCACGCCGCATTGGCACGGAAGTTGGAGGCCCTGGAAAATAATTACAACGCCCAATTTAAAGTCGTGTTCGATGCGATCCGCCAATTGATGGCGCCTCCACGACGCAGACGCCGCCGGATTGGTTTTCAGCCCCCTAGGTGTTGA
- a CDS encoding type II toxin-antitoxin system HicA family toxin, with protein MKIRDVIRLIEDDGWYMVATKGSHRQFKHSSKSGRVTIAGHPNDDLAPGTLNSVFKQAQVQRPKQK; from the coding sequence ATGAAAATTCGCGATGTGATTCGGCTCATCGAAGATGACGGTTGGTATATGGTCGCAACGAAGGGTAGCCATCGGCAATTCAAGCATTCCAGTAAATCGGGCCGTGTGACCATCGCCGGACACCCAAACGACGATTTAGCTCCCGGCACATTGAACAGCGTTTTCAAACAGGCTCAGGTACAAAGGCCAAAACAGAAATAA
- a CDS encoding ORF6N domain-containing protein, with product MSAQQSLIRVEWIERCIYLIRGQRVMLDRDLAELYHVTTKALNQAVKRHRDRFPDDFMFQLTMDEARAWWAGRITSPLRSQFVTLKQGQHIKFRPYAFTEHGILMLSSVLNSDRAVQVNIEIMRAFVRLRQIMTSHVDLARKLESLERKYDAQFKVVFDAIRQLMAPPRPKRRRIGFQPPRC from the coding sequence ATGTCCGCCCAGCAATCATTGATTCGTGTCGAGTGGATCGAACGATGCATTTATTTGATTCGTGGCCAGAGGGTAATGCTCGATCGCGACTTGGCTGAACTCTATCACGTTACGACGAAAGCATTGAACCAAGCAGTCAAACGTCATCGGGATCGATTCCCGGACGATTTCATGTTCCAGCTGACCATGGACGAGGCCCGAGCATGGTGGGCAGGAAGGATCACCTCCCCTTTAAGGTCACAATTTGTGACCTTAAAACAAGGGCAGCACATCAAGTTTCGCCCGTACGCATTCACCGAACATGGCATATTGATGCTCTCCAGCGTCTTGAACAGTGACCGCGCCGTTCAGGTCAATATTGAAATCATGCGTGCCTTTGTCAGGTTACGCCAGATCATGACCTCTCATGTCGACCTGGCCCGCAAGCTCGAATCGCTGGAACGAAAATATGACGCCCAATTTAAAGTCGTGTTCGATGCCATCCGCCAATTGATGGCGCCTCCGCGGCCTAAGCGCCGCCGGATTGGATTTCAGCCCCCTAGGTGTTGA
- a CDS encoding ORF6N domain-containing protein, which produces MPRIKSEIVVKEVETLIFTIRGQKVILDADLARIYQVKTKVLNQAVRRNSNRFPEDFMFRLTHEELRNLNSESRSTEIQPAGAMRSQFVTASKRNIRFLPLAFTEHGALMAANILNSDTAVTLSIYVIRAFLRMRRALTSNQILEKRLREIEKNLLNHDAALRDLYQRIRPLLLPPPEPRRRRIGFQAQ; this is translated from the coding sequence ATGCCGAGAATAAAATCAGAAATTGTGGTGAAGGAGGTCGAGACGCTAATCTTCACTATCCGTGGACAAAAGGTCATCTTGGATGCAGATTTAGCGCGGATCTACCAAGTCAAAACGAAAGTGTTAAATCAGGCCGTGCGAAGAAATTCAAACCGTTTTCCTGAGGACTTTATGTTTCGGCTGACTCATGAAGAGCTGAGAAATCTGAACTCCGAGTCCCGGTCGACGGAGATCCAGCCAGCAGGAGCTATGCGGTCACAATTTGTGACCGCATCGAAACGGAACATCCGGTTTCTCCCCCTGGCGTTCACCGAACATGGAGCCCTCATGGCAGCCAACATACTGAATAGTGACACCGCCGTCACCTTGAGTATCTATGTCATCCGAGCATTTCTGCGAATGCGCCGGGCACTGACCTCCAATCAGATCCTGGAAAAGCGGTTGAGGGAGATTGAAAAGAACCTCCTGAACCATGATGCCGCATTGAGGGATTTGTATCAAAGAATCCGTCCCCTGTTGCTCCCTCCCCCCGAACCCAGGCGCCGCCGCATCGGCTTCCAGGCCCAGTAG
- a CDS encoding DUF2075 domain-containing protein produces MEQPTEPAPSIVVSSRAWYDATIAEFLRTQPDAILGRLARNSDFTLLSTQKEAWLAQTTLLQDCLVGLTGSLFLEFNIPRMGRRIDAVLLVGPVVFVIEFKVGERVFEHAAVDQVWDYALDLKNFHEASHSVSIVPILIATGATTSPRLKLDAAEDKVYRPLQVHPAGFREAVDLTLRTITGKVVDEQRWPRGQYHPTPTIVEAARALYAHHSVEAIARYDAGAQNLRVTSCRIEELVDEARAQNRKVICIVTGVPGAGKTLVGLNIATRRRDINQPTHAVFLSGNGPLVAVLREALTRDEVARQKDHGIRVRKGKVAESIKAFIQNVHHFRDEALIDTGPPVEHVVIFDEAQRAWDLRQTANFMRRKKNRPEFSHSEPEFLISYMDRHSTDWAVIVCLVGGGQEINTGEAGIDAWIEAINSRFPLWHLYISSRLTDTEYAAGKALDAVRQRQNTHFDDTLHLAVSMRSFRAENVSAFVKALLDCEKQHAHEAFSRLTDRYPINVTRDLNLAKQWIRAHARGTERFGLVASSKAQRLKPHAIDIRVDVNPVHWFLNGKEDTRSSYYLEDAATEFQVQGLELDWACVTWDGDLRFTGTGWTFHDFRGDRWTNISNSDNRRYLLNAYRVLLTRARQGMVIFVPPGDPSDPTRSPQFYDSTFHFLTELGIRSLS; encoded by the coding sequence ATGGAACAACCAACTGAGCCTGCCCCCAGCATCGTTGTATCGTCACGGGCTTGGTATGACGCAACCATCGCCGAATTCCTGAGAACCCAACCTGATGCCATTCTTGGACGACTGGCCAGAAACAGTGACTTTACTCTGCTTTCAACACAGAAGGAGGCATGGCTGGCTCAGACCACCTTGCTGCAAGACTGCCTTGTTGGTTTGACGGGCTCGTTGTTCTTGGAGTTCAACATCCCACGCATGGGCCGACGAATTGATGCTGTGCTGTTGGTCGGCCCCGTTGTGTTTGTGATCGAGTTCAAGGTTGGCGAACGGGTCTTTGAGCACGCAGCAGTGGATCAAGTCTGGGATTACGCTCTGGATCTCAAGAACTTCCACGAAGCCAGCCATTCCGTTTCAATCGTTCCGATTCTCATTGCTACTGGAGCTACAACATCGCCTCGATTGAAGTTAGATGCGGCCGAGGATAAGGTTTATCGTCCACTTCAAGTACACCCCGCCGGATTTCGCGAAGCGGTTGACCTAACTCTGCGGACCATAACAGGCAAAGTGGTCGATGAACAACGATGGCCCCGAGGTCAGTATCATCCCACACCCACCATTGTGGAAGCCGCGCGCGCACTTTATGCCCATCACTCGGTAGAAGCCATCGCTCGTTACGATGCGGGTGCACAGAACCTTCGCGTCACTTCGTGCCGCATTGAAGAATTGGTGGACGAGGCGAGAGCACAAAACCGCAAGGTCATTTGCATTGTCACGGGTGTACCTGGAGCAGGCAAAACACTGGTCGGGTTGAACATAGCGACTCGCCGTCGAGACATCAACCAGCCGACGCACGCCGTCTTTCTCTCGGGAAATGGTCCGCTCGTCGCTGTGCTCCGGGAGGCACTTACCCGTGACGAGGTTGCACGTCAAAAAGATCATGGTATTCGAGTCCGAAAGGGGAAAGTTGCCGAAAGTATCAAAGCTTTTATTCAGAACGTTCATCACTTTCGCGATGAGGCGTTGATAGACACTGGGCCTCCGGTGGAACACGTTGTCATCTTCGATGAGGCGCAGCGTGCGTGGGACTTACGACAAACCGCCAACTTCATGCGACGAAAAAAGAATCGCCCAGAGTTTTCCCATTCAGAGCCTGAGTTTCTTATTTCATACATGGACCGCCATTCTACGGACTGGGCTGTCATCGTGTGCCTGGTCGGTGGCGGGCAGGAGATCAACACTGGCGAAGCCGGAATCGATGCCTGGATCGAGGCCATAAACTCAAGGTTTCCGCTTTGGCATTTGTACATCTCATCGAGACTAACCGACACCGAGTATGCAGCCGGGAAGGCTCTTGACGCCGTACGTCAGCGACAGAATACTCACTTCGATGACACCCTGCATCTCGCCGTCTCGATGAGATCGTTTCGGGCTGAGAATGTTTCAGCTTTCGTGAAGGCACTACTCGATTGCGAAAAGCAACACGCCCATGAGGCCTTCTCACGACTCACGGACCGCTACCCAATCAACGTCACCCGCGACTTGAACTTGGCCAAGCAATGGATCCGCGCTCATGCCAGAGGAACCGAGCGGTTTGGGTTGGTAGCGTCTTCGAAGGCCCAACGTCTCAAACCTCATGCGATTGATATTCGAGTGGATGTTAATCCGGTCCATTGGTTTCTCAATGGCAAGGAGGACACGCGGTCGAGCTACTATCTCGAAGATGCCGCCACAGAGTTTCAGGTGCAGGGATTGGAACTCGATTGGGCGTGTGTGACCTGGGATGGTGACCTGCGTTTCACGGGCACCGGATGGACCTTCCATGACTTCCGGGGCGATAGGTGGACCAATATCTCAAATTCTGACAATCGGCGCTACCTCCTCAACGCTTACCGAGTTCTACTCACTCGCGCTCGCCAAGGAATGGTGATTTTTGTTCCGCCCGGCGACCCGAGTGATCCTACGCGGTCGCCTCAGTTTTACGATTCAACCTTCCACTTCCTTACCGAGTTAG